A stretch of Camelina sativa cultivar DH55 chromosome 18, Cs, whole genome shotgun sequence DNA encodes these proteins:
- the LOC109130601 gene encoding defensin-like protein 141, producing MTKSIVCAFFIIFILGMMVNEIEGQKQGCNEVLKEVDCGAGSCSALCLQKRKGLGRCVTPKGNDTLKCYCYYPCV from the exons atgaccAAATCCATCGTTTGTgctttcttcatcatttttattctag GGATGATGGTGAATGAGATTGAAGGACAAAAACAAGGATGCAACGAGGTTTTAAAAGAAGTAGATTGTGGTGCTGGTAGCTGTAGCGCTCTGTGCCTACAGAAACGGAAGGGCTTGGGTCGATGCGTCACACCAAAAGGCAATGACACCCTCAAATGCTATTGTTATTATCCTTGcgtttaa
- the LOC104760172 gene encoding vesicle-associated protein 2-1 yields MSGVGENQLISIQPDELKFLFELEKQSYCDLKVANKTEHYVAFKVKTTSPKKYFVRPNTGVIQPWDSCIIRVTLQAQREYPPDMQCKDKFLLQSTIVPPHTDVDELPQDTFTKDSGKTLTECKLKVSYISPSTTQRSSESGATNGDGQGSETISTIQRLKEERDAAVKQTQQLQHELEMVKRRRNQRNGGNGLSLKLAAMVGLIGLIIGFILKLTLASPT; encoded by the exons atgtCTGGTGTTGGCGAGAATCAGCTTATCTCCATTCAACCTGATGAACTCAAATTTCTCT TTGAACTCGAGAAGCAGAGCTACTGTGATCTTAAAGTTGCCAATAAAACTGAGCACTATGTTGCTTTCAAG GTCAAAACAACATCTCCAAAGAAGTATTTTGTAAGACCCAACACTGGTGTCATTCAGCCTTGGGACTCTTGCATCATTAGAG TTACTCTACAAGCGCAACGAGAGTATCCTCCAGATATGCAGTGCAAAGACAAATTTCTCCTCCAAAGTACCATTGTACCTCCACACACTGATGTCGATGAACTTCCACAAGACACA TTCACCAAGGACAGTGGAAAGACATTAACAGAGTGTAAGCTCAAAGTCTCTTATATCTCCCCGTCTACTACCCAAAGATCCTCTGAATCCGGAGCAACAAATGGTGATGGACAGGGCTCAGAAACCATCTCT ACTATACAGCGGCTGAAGGAAGAGCGAGATGCAGCCGTTAAGCAAACACAACAGCTGCAACATGAATTG GAGATGGTGAAGAGACGGAGAAACCAGAGGAACGGTGGAAATGGGCTATCCTTAAAGTTGGCAGCTATGGTTGGACTCATCGGACTCATCATCGGTTTCATCCTAAAACTCACTTTAGCTTCTCCCACATAA
- the LOC104763021 gene encoding YDG domain-containing protein At5g47160-like has product FKVSPLLIRRNVSSVRDFPQFIVKNERSKIGSDRVALISETKEDLDGHEDSNRVGVSHHNYHGPNEAESFDLIMKKAGFNVAGNGKNPPAKRNVPLLFESKVKLLSEEEGIRLMASHVNFQNKRRLHFGNFHKDPLVARIVPKYKYSPAKKNLCNATTLRPRANDVHKHGYSPAKKKLSNAVAVRLRVDAYKPTQHKDERQLNQLRLIPTIQQNQIFKYLSPREKVHKVLRHFKLMFDELDCDNAIRRGESKTAKSRIHYQTRTILIEMGMQVNCQKMIGPILGVEVGDKFQFKAELSVIGLHFDIMGGIDYMKKGTMELATCIVSSEGNDYDDRFVNGVMIYCGQGGNVKNRDQKAIKDQKLVGGNLALVNNIKEKTPVRVILGKKRLDHRGKDYVYDGLYMVDKYWEEKRPQGNTIFKFKLSIIVRSAFNRLLKC; this is encoded by the exons TTCAAAGTATCTCCTCTTCTTATAAGACGAAATGTTTCTTCGGTTAGAGATTTTCCAcaatttattgttaaaaatgAGAGAAGTAAGATTGGTAGTGATAGAGTTGCTCTTATAAGTGAGACAAAAGAGGATTTAGATGGTCATGAAGATAGCAATCGTGTTGGTGTTAGTCATCACAATTACCATGGCCCTAATGAAGCCGAATCGTTTGATTTGATTATGAAGAAAGCTGGCTTCAATGTAGCAGGCAATGGGAAAAATCCTCCAGCTAAGAGGAATGTTCCTTTACTTTTTGAAAGTAAAGTGAAACTACTAAGCGAAGAGGAAGGTATTAGGCTAATGGCTTCCCATGTCAACTTTCAGAA CAAAAGAAGACTTCATTTTGGTAACTTTCACAAGGATCCTTTGGTAGCCAGAATTGtgccaaaatataaatattctcCGGCGAAGAAGAATTTGTGTAATGCAACTACATTAAGACCAAGAGCTAATGATGTGCATAAACATGGATATTCACCGGCAAAGAAGAAGTTGAGTAATGCAGTTGCGGTTAGACTAAGAGTCGATGCTTATAAACCAACTCAACACAAAGATGAAAGACAGTTGAATCAACTTAGACTCATTCCGACTATACAACAAAACCAGATATTCAAATATCTTAGCCCACGCGAGAAAGTTCACAAGGTGTTACGTCATTTCAAACTTATGTTTGATGAGCTCGATTGTGACAATGCAATACGAAGAGGTGAATCCAAGACTGCCAAAAGTAGGATACATTACCAAACTCGTACTATTCTCATTGAAATGGGGATGCAAGTGAACTGTCAAAAGATGATTGGACCAATCCTTGGAGTCGAGGTTGGAGACAAATTTCAATTCAAAGCAGAACTCAGTGTAATCGGTCTTCACTTCGACATCATGGGTGGGATTGATTACATGAAGAAAGGAACCATGGAACTAGCTACTTGCATTGTTTCATCTGAAGGTAATGATTACGACGATAGATTCGTTAACGGTGTGATGATCTATTGTGGTCAAGGAGGTAATGTGAAGAACAGGGATCAGAAAGCAATCAAAGATCAGAAGCTTGTTGGAGGAAATTTGGCTTTAGTTAATAACATTAAGGAAAAAACTCCGGTGCGAGTGATCCTAGGCAAAAAGAGATTGGATCATAGAGGAAAGGATTATGTGTATGATGGGTTATATATGGTTGACAAGTATTGGGAAGAGAAAAGGCCTCAAGGTAACACTATTTTCAAGTTTAAGCTTAGCATAATAGTTAGGTCAGCCTTCAATAGACTTTTGAAATGTTAG
- the LOC104760173 gene encoding YDG domain-containing protein At5g47160-like, translating to MMMMMMQRTSPALKRQKVAAVRDFPPFTAKDEFGGAHVALIRETKEEDFDGYGDDTKCVAHHRTSPSFKRQKVSAVRDFPHFTVKNETSEMASHDVAVESETKEDLKNGYEDSKCVGGVARHDYHRPKEVESFDSIMKKAGFNGNVGNGKFPPAKRKVPLLSQSKVKPLSEEEGIRLMASHVNFQKLSKGRHSPVNKTLSNATASRLRANAVQKHRHSPLAKKNLSNAAVLRPMTNAHKPTQHRDERRSNKLGFIPRAIQQNRITKDLSPREKVLKVLRIFKLVHDEFDRDKVPRRGESKTAASRAHLRTRKVLMERGMQLNEKKMIGPVPGIEVGDEYQFKAELNIIGLHFNMRGGIDYMEEGNMKLATSIVSSEGSGYTDSCGSDVMFYCGEGGHKGVKVIKDQKLVAGNLALANSMERKTQVRVIRGKERSDHRGKDFVYDGLYMVDKYWTEKGPHGNIMYKFKLSRIAGQPSCDFFKRLV from the coding sequence atgatgatgatgatgatgcaaagGACCTCCCCTGCTTTAAAGCGACAAAAGGTCGCTGCTGTTAGAGATTTTCCTCCTTTCACTGCTAAAGATGAGTTTGGTGGTGCTCATGTCGCACTCATACGTGAGACCAAAGAGGAGGATTTCGATGGATATGGAGACGATACCAAATGTGTTGCTCATCACAGGACCTCCCCTTCTTTTAAGCGACAAAAGGTCTCTGCTGTTAGAGATTTTCCACACTTTACTGTTAAGAATGAGACGAGTGAGATGGCAAGTCATGATGTTGCTGTCGAAAGTGAGACAAAAGAGGATCTGAAGAATGGTTATGAAGATAGCAAATGTGTTGGCGGTGTTGCTCGTCACGATTACCATAGGCCTAAGGAAGTCGAATCGTTTGATTCGATTATGAAGAAGGCTGGCTTCAATGGTAATGTTGGCAATGGGAAATTTCCTCCAGCTAAGAGGAAGGTTCCTTTACTTTCTCAAAGTAAAGTGAAACCTCTAAGCGAAGAGGAAGGTATTAGGCTAATGGCTTCCCATGTTAACTTTCAGAAGTTATCCAAAGGTAGACACTCACCAGTGAATAAGACGTTGAGTAATGCAACTGCTTCAAGATTAAGAGCCAATGCTGTGCAGAAACATAGACACTCACCACTGGCTAAGAAGAATTTGAGTAATGCAGCTGTGTTAAGACCAATGACCAATGCTCATAAACCAACTCAACACAGAGATGAAAGACGGTCAAATAAACTTGGATTCATCCCCCGGGCTATACAACAAAACCGGATTACCAAAGATCTTAGCCCACGCGAGAAAGTTCTCAAGGTGTTGCGTATTTTCAAACTTGTGCATGATGAGTTTGATCGTGACAAGGTACCACGACGAGGTGAATCGAAGACTGCAGCGAGTAGGGCACATCTCAGGACTCGGAAGGTTCTCATGGAAAGGGGGATGCAACTGAAcgagaaaaaaatgattggaCCAGTCCCTGGAATCGAGGTTGGAGATGAGTATCAATTCAAGGCAGAGCTCAACATAATAGGTCTTCACTTTAACATGAGGGGTGGGATTGATTACATGGAGGAAGGGAACATGAAACTAGCTACGAGCATAGTCTCATCGGAAGGTAGTGGTTACACCGATAGTTGTGGTTCTGATGTGATGTTTTACTGTGGTGAAGGAGGTCACAAGGGTGTTAAAGTAATCAAAGATCAGAAGCTTGTTGCGGGAAACTTGGCTTTAGCTAATAGCATGGAGAGAAAGACTCAAGTGCGAGTGATACGTGGCAAAGAGAGATCGGACCATAGAGGAAAGGATTTTGTGTATGATGGTCTATACATGGTTGACAAGTACTGGACAGAGAAAGGACCTCACGGCAACATCATGTACAAGTTTAAGCTTAGTAGAATAGCTGGTCAACCTTCTTGTGACTTTTTCAAACGATTAGTGTGA
- the LOC104760174 gene encoding YDG domain-containing protein At5g47150-like, which yields MERERSSPARNMSSSFQKRSVVFAIRDFPSGCGTHIDPCKIDDDDDVFDNHPRVAAPTCVKSKQQQAGHHVAASSSSHRREMETRRSSDDSDPTPRERVLEVLSLFRKVFKELDQHKKARSGGDQLDATSRIDIKTLNVLENMGKQVNSEKRIGSVPGINGGDEFQYKTELRVVGLHSKTMHGIDYLKRGDLRLATSIVASEGYGYKDTFNSGVMFYTGEGGNVMSKEKKTEDQKLIKGNLALANSMRHQTEVRVIRGEERWDRKGKRYVYDGLYLVEQYREEREARGKLVYKFKLCRIPGQPPLT from the exons atggagagagagagatcatcacCAGCGAG GAATATGTCTAGTAGTTTTCAGAAGCGATCTGTTGTCTTCGCCATTAGAGATTTCCCATCCGGCTGTGGAACTCACATTGATCCCTGcaagattgatgatgatgatgatgtttttgaCAATCATCCGAGGGTTGCAGCTCCAACTTGTgtcaaatcaaaacaacaacaagctgGTCATCATGTTGCAGCTTCTAGTTCATCTCACAGACGAGAGATGGAGACTAGAAGATCATCTGATGATTCTGATCCTACTCCTCGTGAGAGAGTGCTTGAGGTATTGAGCCTCTTCAGAAAAGTATTCAAAGAGTTGGATCAACACAAAAAGGCGAGGAGCGGTGGTGATCAGTTGGATGCAACAAGCAGGATCGACATCAAGACGCTCAATGTCTTGGAGAATATGGGGAAGCAAGTGAACAGTGAAAAGAGGATCGGATCGGTTCCAGGAATCAACGGGGGGGATGAGTTTCAGTACAAAACCGAACTCCGTGTCGTCGGGCTTCACTCCAAGACCATGCATGGGATCGACTATTTGAAAAGAGGAGATCTTAGGCTCGCCACAAGCATCGTAGCATCAGAAGGGTACGGCTACAAGGATACGTTCAACTCTGGTGTGATGTTTTACACAGGTGAAGGAGGTAACGTAATGAGCAAGGAAAAGAAGACTGAAGATCAGAAACTGATCAAAGGGAACTTGGCGTTGGCTAACAGTATGAGGCATCAAACTGAAGTTAGAGTGATCCGTGGAGAAGAGAGGTGGGATCGTAAAGGGAAGCGATACGTGTACGATGGTTTGTATTTGGTTGAACAGTATCGCGAAGAGAGAGAGGCTAGAGGTAAGCTTGTCTATAAGTTCAAGCTTTGTAGGATTCCTGGTCAACCTCCATTGACTTGA
- the LOC109130430 gene encoding YDG domain-containing protein At5g47160-like, which translates to MIGPVPGIEVGDEYQFKAELNIIGLHFNMRGGIDYMEEGNMKLATSIVSSEGSGYTDSCGSDVMFYCGEGGHKGVKVIKDQKLVAGNLALANSMERKTQVRVIRGKERSDHRGKDFVYDGLYMVDKYWTEKGPHGNIMYKFKLSRIAGQPSCDFFKRLV; encoded by the coding sequence atgattggaCCAGTCCCTGGAATCGAGGTTGGAGATGAGTATCAATTCAAGGCAGAGCTCAACATAATAGGTCTTCACTTTAACATGAGGGGTGGGATTGATTACATGGAGGAAGGGAACATGAAACTAGCTACGAGCATAGTCTCATCGGAAGGTAGTGGTTACACCGATAGTTGTGGTTCTGATGTGATGTTTTACTGTGGTGAAGGAGGTCACAAGGGTGTTAAAGTAATCAAAGATCAGAAGCTTGTTGCGGGAAACTTGGCTTTAGCTAATAGCATGGAGAGAAAGACTCAAGTGCGAGTGATACGTGGCAAAGAGAGATCGGACCATAGAGGAAAGGATTTTGTGTATGATGGTCTATACATGGTTGACAAGTACTGGACAGAGAAAGGACCTCACGGCAACATCATGTACAAGTTTAAGCTTAGTAGAATAGCTGGTCAACCTTCTTGTGACTTTTTCAAACGATTAGTGTGA